A region of the Polaribacter sp. L3A8 genome:
TTCTATGGGAGCATGGGCTGCAGATTCTAAAACGCATGTTGCAACAATGACAGAAGGAGATTTTGCTAATAACGAAAAATCTGTAACTGTAAAAAATGCAACTTCAGTAAATATTATTCATACTTCAGAAAAAGGAACTAAAACTGTTTTAAAAGAAAATTTAGCTCTTTTAGATGGTGAAATTATTGATGCTACTGTAATGAGTAAAAAGGCATTAATAGAATTCTTAGAAGAACAATATGAAGATTCTTTAGATAAAAATGTATTGTTTTCTTTACATATGAAAGCAACGATGATGAAGGTAAGTGATCCTATCATTTTTGGTCATGCTGTTCGTGTATATTTTGCTGATTTATTTAAAAAGCATGGAAAAACTTTTAAGAAAATTGGTGCAGACGTAAACAATGGTTTAGGAAACCTACTTTCTAAATTAAATGAGTTACCTAAAGAAAAGCGTGACGAAATTAGACAAGAAATAAGATACGCTATAGATCACGGACCAGAATTAGCAATGGTAAATTCTGATAAAGGAATTACTAATTTACATGTACCATCAGATATAATTATAGATGCTTCTATGCCTGCTATGATTAGAACTTCTGGTCAAATGTATAATTCTGATGGAAAATTACAAGACACCAAAGCAATTATTCCAGATAGTGCTTATGCAGGTATTTACTCTGCAACTATAAATTTCTGTAAAAAACATGGTGCTTTCGATCCTACAACTATGGGAACTGTTCCTAATGTTGGTTTAATGGCTCAAAAAGCAGAAGAATATGGTTCTCATGATAAAACTTTTGAAATAGCTTCTGCAGGGAAAGTAACTGTTGTAGATGCTACTGGAAAAACTCTTTTAGAACACACTGTAGAAGAAGGAGATATCTGGAGAATGTGTCAAGCAAAAGATTTACCAATTCAAGATTGGATTAAATTAGCAGTTACAAGAGCAAGAGCTTCTGAAACTCCTGCTGTTTTCTGGTTAGACAAAAACAGAGCTCATGATGCTGAAATTATTAAAAAAGTAAAAAAATATTTACCAGAGCATAATACTGATGGTTTAGATATTAGAATTTTATCACCAATAAAAGCTACTGAATTTACTTTAGAGAGAATCGTTAAAGGAGAAGATACTATTTCTGTTTCTGGTAACGTATTACGTGATTATTTAACAGATTTATTTCCTATTTTAGAAGTTGGTACTTCTGCAAAAATGTTATCAATAGTTCCATTAATGAATGGTGGAGGATTGTTTGAAACAGGTGCAGGTGGTTCTGCTCCAAAACATGTACAACAATTCTTAGAAGAAAATCATTTACGTTGGGATTCTTTAGGAGAATTTTTAGCATTAGCTGTTTCTTTAGAACATTTAGGTACTGCTAACAACAACGCTAAAGCTTTGGTACTAGCAGAAACTTTAGACGATGCTACAGACAAATTCTTAGTTAATGATAAATCTCCTTCTAGAAAAGTGGGGGAATTAGATAACAGAGGAAGCCATTTTTACTTAGCAATGTATTGGGCAGAAGGTTTAGCAAATCAAGACAAAGATGCTGAACTAAAAGCTATTTTTACTAAAGTTGCTACAGAATTAAAAAACAATGAAAAAAGCATTGTTGCAGAATTAAATGAAAATCAAGGAAACTCAGTAGACGTAGATGGTTATTATTTACCTAACGAAAACTTAGCAGATGCAGCAATGAGACCTAACGCTACTTTAAATATTATTTTAAATTCTATATAGTTTTTACTCTAAATAATTAATAATTTTTAAAAAAGTCGATGTTAAAAACATCGACTTTTTTTTTATTTATAATAGTAATATAAAAAACTCATTTACGTTACATTATATTAAACATTAGTATTGTATTTTTGTTTAAATTATAAACTAAATCATTAAACAGAATGTTTCGTTTTAAAAAATTACTCTTTTTAGTCTTCTTACTAAGCTTTACAGCCTTTAGTCAAGAAAAATACACAGTAAGTGGTACTATTTATGATGATAGTAATAATGAAACTTTAATTGGAGTTTCTATATACTTTCCTGAATTAAACACAGGTACTACAACCAATGAGTACGGATTCTATTCTGTAACTTTCCCAGAAGGCACCTATAAAGTACAAGTAAGTTACTTAGGCTACACTACCATTATTGAAACTCTTAACTTTAAAGAAAAAGGAACTAAAAACTTCAAATTAAAAGAGGAAGCTGAAAGTTTAAATGAAATTGTGATAGAAGGGAATGTAGAAAACCTAAATGTTAGAACGCCACAAATGAGCGTAAACAGACTTACATCTGCAACCATAAAACAAATACCTGTTGTTTTAGGAGAAGCAGATATTATTAAATCTTTAATTCTATTACCAGGTGTTACAAGTGCTGGTGAAGGAGCTTCTGGCTTTAATGTTAGAGGTGGCGCTGCAGACCAAAATTTAATTTTATTAGATGAAGCAATTGTTTTTAATTCTTCTCATTTATTTGGATTTTTCTCTATTTTTAACCCTGATGTTATCAAAGATGTAAAATTATACAAAGGAGGAATTCCTGCAAAATACGGAGGAAGATTATCATCCGTTTTAGACATTTATCAAAAAGAAGGAAACAGTAAAGAATTTAATGTTACCGGTGGTATTGGTCTAGTATCCTCTAGGTTATTAATTGAAGGTCCTATAAAAAAAGAAAAAGTTTCTTTTTTAATTGGTGGTAGATCTTCTTATGCACATTTATTTTTACCGTTATTTGATAATGACAACACCGCTTATTTTTACGATTTAAACACAAAAGTAAACTACCGTATTAACGATAGAAATAGCATTTTCTTTTCTGGATATTTTGGTAAAGACGTTTTTGGTATTAGTGATAACTTTGTAAATACCTACGGAAACAAAGTAGGTAACTTACGTTGGAATCATCTTTTTTCTGATAAATTATTCTCTAATTTGTCTTTAATTTATTCTGATTATTTCTACGGATTAACCTTAGATTTTGTTGGTTTCGAATGGAACTCTGGTATCACCAATTACAATCTTAAATACGATTTTAAGCACTACCTTAACAATAAAATAAAACTGAGTTATGGGATTAACAATATCTACAACAAATTTAATCCTGGAGAAATTATTCCTAACAGAGATGATTCTGGAATTGTACCTGAAAAATTAATTGATAAATATGCCAACGAATTTGCCGCTTATATAGATGCAGAACACAAAATAAACGACAAACTGAGATTGCAATACGGAATTCGGTACAGCAACTTTACAAGATTGGGGCAAGATGAATTAAATATCTACAACAATGATGAAGCTGTAATTTATAATAGCGAATTTAAAAAATATGAATCTGCAGAAGCTATTGGTACAGAATCGTTTAAAAGAAGTGATGCAATAAGTAGTTTTAACAACTTAGAACCAAGAGTTTCTATGTCTTACACTTTAGATGATAATACCTCTGTAAAAGCCAGTTATAATAGAATGGCACAGTACTTACACCTGTTATCTAACACGTCATCTCCTACTCCATTAGATGTTTGGACACCAAGTGGAAAATATATTAAACCTCAATTGTTAGATCAATATGCTATTGGTTATTTTAAATCTT
Encoded here:
- a CDS encoding NADP-dependent isocitrate dehydrogenase, whose amino-acid sequence is MSKIAKIVYTKTDEAPALATRSFLPIVKAFTKSSNIEIEVKDISLSSRILANFSAYLTPEQKVEDALAFLGDFAKNPEANIIKLPNISASVPQLKEAISELQEKGFALPNYPEEIKTDEDKAVLALYNKVKGSAVNPVLREGNSDRRAPKAIKNYARKNPHSMGAWAADSKTHVATMTEGDFANNEKSVTVKNATSVNIIHTSEKGTKTVLKENLALLDGEIIDATVMSKKALIEFLEEQYEDSLDKNVLFSLHMKATMMKVSDPIIFGHAVRVYFADLFKKHGKTFKKIGADVNNGLGNLLSKLNELPKEKRDEIRQEIRYAIDHGPELAMVNSDKGITNLHVPSDIIIDASMPAMIRTSGQMYNSDGKLQDTKAIIPDSAYAGIYSATINFCKKHGAFDPTTMGTVPNVGLMAQKAEEYGSHDKTFEIASAGKVTVVDATGKTLLEHTVEEGDIWRMCQAKDLPIQDWIKLAVTRARASETPAVFWLDKNRAHDAEIIKKVKKYLPEHNTDGLDIRILSPIKATEFTLERIVKGEDTISVSGNVLRDYLTDLFPILEVGTSAKMLSIVPLMNGGGLFETGAGGSAPKHVQQFLEENHLRWDSLGEFLALAVSLEHLGTANNNAKALVLAETLDDATDKFLVNDKSPSRKVGELDNRGSHFYLAMYWAEGLANQDKDAELKAIFTKVATELKNNEKSIVAELNENQGNSVDVDGYYLPNENLADAAMRPNATLNIILNSI
- a CDS encoding TonB-dependent receptor yields the protein MFRFKKLLFLVFLLSFTAFSQEKYTVSGTIYDDSNNETLIGVSIYFPELNTGTTTNEYGFYSVTFPEGTYKVQVSYLGYTTIIETLNFKEKGTKNFKLKEEAESLNEIVIEGNVENLNVRTPQMSVNRLTSATIKQIPVVLGEADIIKSLILLPGVTSAGEGASGFNVRGGAADQNLILLDEAIVFNSSHLFGFFSIFNPDVIKDVKLYKGGIPAKYGGRLSSVLDIYQKEGNSKEFNVTGGIGLVSSRLLIEGPIKKEKVSFLIGGRSSYAHLFLPLFDNDNTAYFYDLNTKVNYRINDRNSIFFSGYFGKDVFGISDNFVNTYGNKVGNLRWNHLFSDKLFSNLSLIYSDYFYGLTLDFVGFEWNSGITNYNLKYDFKHYLNNKIKLSYGINNIYNKFNPGEIIPNRDDSGIVPEKLIDKYANEFAAYIDAEHKINDKLRLQYGIRYSNFTRLGQDELNIYNNDEAVIYNSEFKKYESAEAIGTESFKRSDAISSFNNLEPRVSMSYTLDDNTSVKASYNRMAQYLHLLSNTSSPTPLDVWTPSGKYIKPQLLDQYAIGYFKSLKGGDYSIETEVFYKDIQNRIDYINGANLIANNEIETVILNGKSRAYGLELLLKKNSGKLNGWLAYTLSRSEQLTQGRTADEPGINSGQWYNTPYDKTHDFSINASYELNEKWKFNTNFVFQTGQPTNYPVGQYKVQGLNVPIYDDNRRNADRLPTYHRLDVSATLTPEKNKNRKWQGEWVFGIYNLYGRQNAASINFTQNRETYKNEAIQTSIFGLVPSVTYNFKF